A single window of Bacteroidota bacterium DNA harbors:
- a CDS encoding 1-deoxy-D-xylulose-5-phosphate synthase — MEFVKGSGVLPGPLLGSINSPDDLKKLREDQLEQFCNELRQFIIDIVSVKGGHFGASLGVVELTAAIHYIFNTPYDQLVWDVGHQAYGHKIITGRRDIFHTNRIYKGISGFPKRSESEYDTFGVGHSSTSISAALGMAVASKYQGLHDKHHIAVIGDGAMTGGMAFEALNHAGVEHANLLVVLNDNCMSIDPNVGALKEYLTDITTSHTYNHVKDEVWNMLGKLSNFGKSAQEIVSKVQSSIKTSLLKQSNLFESLQFRYFGPVDGHDVVRLTKVLNDLKDIPGPKILHVLTKKGKGYKFSEEGNETVWHAPGLFNKETGEIIKVVPKEPQPPKYQDVFGHTIVELAEKNPKVMGITPAMPSGCSLNIMMKAMPDRAFDVGIAEQHAVTFSAGLATQGLIPFCNIYSSFMQRAYDQVVHDVALQKLKVVFCLDRGGIAGADGPTHHGAFDIAYFRCIPNMIVSAPMNEEELRNLMYTAQLDETPGSFSIRYPRGSGVMIDWKTPFKKLEIGKGRKIKDGKDVAILSFGHPGNLVTKAITELEKENISPAHYDLRFAKPIDEAMLHEVFSRYKKIITVEDGTIVGGIGSAVLEFMSDNGYQAQVKRLGIPDNFIEHGEQNELYEECGFSPKQIAKTVIELISEKAKSLVS; from the coding sequence ATGGAATTTGTTAAAGGATCAGGAGTACTTCCGGGGCCACTTTTAGGCTCAATCAATAGTCCGGATGATCTTAAAAAATTAAGAGAAGACCAGCTCGAACAGTTTTGTAACGAGCTCCGCCAATTCATTATCGATATTGTATCGGTTAAAGGCGGGCATTTCGGCGCTTCCCTTGGCGTGGTTGAACTAACCGCTGCTATCCATTATATCTTCAACACACCTTACGATCAATTGGTTTGGGATGTAGGCCACCAGGCATACGGACATAAAATTATTACCGGCCGCCGCGATATTTTTCACACCAACCGAATTTATAAAGGCATCAGTGGTTTCCCTAAACGCAGCGAAAGTGAGTACGATACTTTTGGGGTTGGACACTCCTCTACTTCCATAAGCGCAGCTCTGGGAATGGCGGTTGCTTCAAAATATCAAGGCTTGCACGATAAACATCACATCGCTGTAATTGGTGATGGTGCCATGACTGGCGGGATGGCCTTCGAAGCTTTAAATCACGCCGGCGTTGAACACGCTAATTTATTAGTGGTTCTAAATGATAATTGTATGAGCATCGACCCAAATGTTGGTGCTTTAAAAGAATACTTGACCGATATCACCACCTCTCATACTTACAACCACGTGAAGGATGAAGTGTGGAATATGCTTGGGAAACTCAGTAATTTTGGAAAGAGCGCTCAGGAGATTGTTTCTAAAGTGCAATCCTCCATTAAAACATCTCTCCTTAAACAAAGTAATTTATTTGAGTCGCTGCAGTTCCGTTATTTCGGTCCGGTTGACGGACACGATGTTGTGCGTTTAACGAAAGTTCTCAATGATTTAAAAGATATTCCCGGTCCTAAAATACTGCATGTACTTACCAAAAAAGGGAAAGGTTACAAGTTTTCTGAAGAAGGCAACGAAACTGTTTGGCATGCGCCGGGTTTGTTTAACAAAGAAACCGGAGAGATTATTAAAGTTGTTCCGAAAGAACCTCAGCCACCGAAATATCAAGATGTATTTGGTCATACCATTGTTGAATTAGCAGAGAAAAATCCTAAAGTAATGGGTATTACTCCTGCTATGCCATCTGGTTGTTCCTTAAACATCATGATGAAGGCAATGCCCGACAGAGCTTTCGACGTAGGTATTGCCGAACAACATGCAGTTACTTTCAGCGCCGGATTAGCTACACAAGGATTAATTCCTTTCTGTAATATTTATTCGTCTTTCATGCAACGTGCCTACGATCAGGTGGTGCATGATGTGGCTTTACAAAAATTAAAAGTGGTGTTTTGTCTCGATCGCGGAGGAATTGCCGGAGCAGACGGACCAACCCATCACGGGGCTTTTGATATCGCTTATTTCCGTTGTATTCCGAATATGATTGTGAGTGCGCCAATGAACGAAGAGGAACTTCGTAATTTGATGTACACCGCTCAATTGGATGAAACACCGGGAAGCTTCAGCATCCGTTATCCGAGAGGAAGTGGTGTGATGATTGACTGGAAAACACCATTCAAGAAATTAGAAATTGGAAAAGGAAGAAAAATAAAAGATGGTAAAGATGTTGCCATTCTTTCATTCGGCCATCCGGGTAACTTAGTAACAAAAGCGATTACGGAATTAGAAAAAGAAAATATTTCTCCGGCGCATTATGACTTGCGTTTTGCAAAGCCTATCGATGAAGCCATGCTGCATGAAGTTTTTAGTCGCTACAAAAAAATTATTACGGTAGAAGACGGAACGATTGTTGGCGGAATTGGCTCAGCAGTTCTTGAATTCATGTCAGATAACGGTTATCAGGCACAGGTAAAACGCTTAGGAATTCCAGATAATTTTATCGAGCACGGTGAGCAAAATGAATTGTACGAAGAGTGCGGTTTTTCGCCTAAGCAAATTGCTAA
- a CDS encoding MBOAT family protein yields MVFSSVIFLVYFLPIFLTIYFLVPKSFKNPVLLLSSIFFYAWGAPLFIFAILLTTTVDFYFVKLLNNAADDKKRKLWLILSLSLNVGMLFYFKYCNFFIENVNTILNAAGMQEVSWTKVVLPIGISFYTFESITYVVDVYRRLHKPLDNFWQYQLYIICFPKLIAGPIIRYHEISDQIADRSANDTIDNKLTGFYRFCLGLGKKVLIANVMAAKADEIFNMPPTELTTSLAWLGMLAYTFQIYFDFSGYSDMALGIGKMIGFKFPENFDNPYTSQSITEFWRRWHMTLGSWMKSYLYIPLGGNKVESKKRLYFNLWLVFLASGFWHGAAWTFIIWGIYHGFWLVLERMFLADVYKKIGKLASTLICFVLVAIGWVFFRADTTAGAFNFVQQLFTFNFSMPPHFVDNEFTFYFGLAIVFSFFASFRFGQIIQNKVYYSYYGNLGNLLATVVAISLFTLSLASITSSGFNPFIYFRF; encoded by the coding sequence ATGGTATTTAGCAGCGTTATATTTTTAGTTTACTTCCTACCGATTTTTTTGACGATTTATTTTTTGGTTCCCAAATCGTTCAAAAATCCGGTATTACTATTGTCGAGTATTTTCTTTTATGCCTGGGGGGCTCCATTATTTATATTTGCCATTCTATTAACCACAACAGTTGATTTTTATTTTGTAAAACTGCTTAATAATGCAGCGGATGATAAAAAACGAAAATTATGGCTTATTCTTTCTTTAAGCTTAAACGTTGGGATGTTATTCTACTTTAAGTATTGTAACTTTTTTATAGAAAATGTGAATACAATTTTAAATGCCGCAGGGATGCAAGAAGTCAGTTGGACCAAAGTTGTTTTACCTATTGGGATTTCCTTTTATACATTTGAAAGTATTACTTATGTTGTGGATGTTTATCGTCGTTTACACAAACCATTAGATAATTTTTGGCAATACCAGCTTTATATTATTTGCTTTCCTAAACTTATCGCGGGGCCAATCATTCGATATCATGAAATCTCAGATCAAATTGCCGACAGAAGCGCGAACGATACCATTGACAATAAACTAACAGGGTTTTACAGATTTTGTCTCGGGCTTGGTAAAAAAGTATTAATTGCCAACGTTATGGCAGCTAAAGCGGATGAAATTTTTAATATGCCACCCACCGAACTCACCACTTCATTAGCGTGGCTCGGCATGTTGGCTTACACCTTCCAGATTTATTTTGATTTCAGTGGCTACAGTGATATGGCGCTTGGGATTGGTAAAATGATTGGATTTAAATTTCCCGAGAACTTTGACAATCCATACACATCACAAAGCATTACTGAGTTTTGGCGGAGATGGCATATGACATTAGGAAGCTGGATGAAAAGCTATTTATACATCCCGCTTGGAGGAAATAAAGTGGAAAGCAAAAAGCGTTTATACTTTAATCTATGGCTAGTGTTTTTAGCATCGGGCTTCTGGCATGGCGCAGCATGGACCTTCATTATTTGGGGAATATACCACGGCTTTTGGTTAGTACTTGAAAGAATGTTTCTTGCAGATGTTTACAAAAAAATCGGGAAATTGGCTTCCACGCTAATTTGTTTTGTGTTAGTAGCTATCGGATGGGTATTTTTCAGAGCTGACACAACAGCCGGCGCGTTTAATTTTGTGCAACAGCTATTCACTTTCAATTTTAGTATGCCGCCACACTTCGTTGACAATGAATTTACGTTTTACTTTGGTCTAGCAATTGTGTTTTCTTTTTTCGCGAGCTTTAGATTCGGGCAAATCATTCAAAATAAAGTTTACTATTCTTACTACGGAAACTTGGGGAATTTACTAGCGACAGTAGTAGCGATAAGTCTATTTACTTTATCGTTAGCGTCAATTACTTCATCCGGATTTAATCCATTTATTTATTTCAGGTTCTAG